In Ascaphus truei isolate aAscTru1 chromosome 7, aAscTru1.hap1, whole genome shotgun sequence, one genomic interval encodes:
- the SLC23A3 gene encoding solute carrier family 23 member 3 codes for MSMICCGTAASRLPSYRLHHTPPWLLSFMFAVQHLIVQASLLCTCHYLLLQSRPLEPLDQNRLLASTLFTCGIATALQSSLGTRLPLLQVPTFELLIPTLILSKDTASNGTSRNETHGALLCPDRECDRPESGMQPIREVSGALLVSGILQVLFGVTGLWGWILQHCGPMVIAPTLSIIGLSCYKQAAFFSSSSWGVTMLLICMTGLLSQTLGSCYLPVYSWKPRKGIKRRHVPVLRMLSMLLPTSGIWIVCSVLRLVHEHKELQSAVRLAHNQSNLITTNAHRPITGLGGSSLELSPWFQIPSLVGWGLPQFSARSLSVGLALALTSSLSSLGCYIVCARMLRCPPVPPHACSRGICMEGIGNILSGVLGSVCGAGSSIPSAGMAGLTQVGSRHSVQLSALLFVLLGSSPKLSEILMSIPLAVHGGVLCLTFSMVVGAGISYFQYAHIDSGRNIFIVGFAMFMALLVPRWLEASPGQLATGWHPLDMLLRSLLTVPVFLGALFSFILDNTVAGTLQERGLHSNLALWLPGSGEGTPRGREEELARVYGLPPALTRLFPAVYPCSQLCPPPPERGPAGEGEGDKLLTPPGTDPERVLGIQTPPTAASGHICTAAN; via the exons ATGTCTATGATCTGTTGCGGCACCGCCGCCTCCCGGCTCCCTTCCTACCGGCTGCATCATACGCCTCCTTGGCTGCTGAGCTTCATGTTTGCGGTGCAG CACCTCATAGTCCAGGCTTCCCTGCTATGTACCTGCCACTACCTGCTTCTCCAGAGTCGCCCACTGGAACCACTGGACCAGAACCGGCTGCTGGCCAGCACCCTTTTTACCTGCGGCATTGCCACCGCTTTGCAAAGCAGTCTGGGAACCAG GCTGCCTCTGCTGCAGGTTCCCACCTTCGAACTTCTTATCCCGACTCTGATTCTTAGCAAAGATACGGCTTCGAACGGCACCTCCAGGAACG AGACACATGGAGCCCTGCTCTGCCCAGACCGAGAATGTGACCGCCCAGAGAGCGgcatgcagccaatcagagag GTGTCAGGAGCCCTGTTGGTCTCAGGCATACTGCAGGTGCTGTTTGGTGTGACTGGACTCTGGGGTTGGATCCTGCAGCACTGTGGCCCCATGGTTATAGCTCCCACACTCTCCATCATTGGACTCTCTTGCTACAAACAGGCAGCTTTTTTCTCCTCCTCCAGCTGGGGAGTCACTATGCT CCTCATTTGTATGACTGGGCTGCTGTCACAGACCTTGGGCTCCTGCTACCTGCCTGTCTACTCCTGGAAACCAAGGAAAGGCATCAAAAGGAGACATGTTCCAGTATTACGCATGTTATCT ATGCTGCTCCCGACGTCTGGCATCTGGATTGTCTGCAGCGTTTTGAGACTGGTTCATGAGCACAAAGAGCTTCAAAGTGCAGTCAGACTAGCACACAATCAATCAAACCTCATCACCACAAACGCCCACCGTCCCATCACTGGCCTTGGTGGGAGCTCCTTGGAACTGAGCCCGTGGTTTCAGATCCCCTCTCTGG TTGGTTGGGGTTTGCCCCAGTTCAGTGCCAGGAGTCTGAGTGTGGGCCTGGCCTTGGCTCTGACCTCCAGCCTGTCTTCCCTGGGATGCTACATTGTGTGTGCTCGGATGCTGCgctgtccccccgtccccccacacGCCTGCAGCCGGGGGATTTGCATGGAGGGGATTGGGAATATTCTGTCTGGAGTTCTGGGCAGTGTTTGTGGAGCAGGATCCAGCATTCCCAGCGCTGGCATGGCCGGACTCACACAG GTGGGGTCACGCCATTCtgtgcagttaagtgcattgCTGTTTGTCCTCTTGGGGTCTTCTCCAAAGCTGTCAGAAATCTTGATGAGCATCCCCCTCGCCGTTCATG GAGGAGTCCTGTGCCTGACCTTCTCCATGGTGGTGGGGGCTGGAATCTCCTATTTCCAGTATGCGCATATAGACTCCGGAAGGAACATCTTCATTGTGGGATTCGCCATGTTTATGGCGCTGCTGGTCCCACGGTGGCTGGAGGCATCTCCAGGACAACTGGCCACAG GCTGGCATCCCCTTGACATGCTCCTGCGCTCCCTGTTGACCGTTCCTGTCTTCCTGGGTGCATTATTCTCCTTTATTCTGGATAACACAGTTGCAG GAACCCTCCAGGAACGAGGTCTGCACTCAAACCTGGCACTCTGGCTACCCGGATCCGGGGAAGGCACACCCAGGGGACGAGAAGAAGAGTTGGCCCGTGTGTACGGGCTCCCACCCGCCCTGACTCGCCTTTTCCCCGCCGTGTACCCCTGCAGTCAGCTCTGCCCCCCGCCACCTGAGAGAGGgccagctggggagggggaaggggataaaTTGCTGACACCTCCGGGGACAGATCCAGAGCGGGTATTAGGAATACAAACCCCTCCTACAGCAGCCTCGGGACACATCTGCACAGCGGCCAACTAA